A genome region from Triticum aestivum cultivar Chinese Spring chromosome 2B, IWGSC CS RefSeq v2.1, whole genome shotgun sequence includes the following:
- the LOC123042081 gene encoding expansin-B9, which produces MGSLSGVLAFAVLAALAGGGFCASDVPPGPNITADYNQPYLPAKATWYGLPTGSGPEDNGGACGIKDVNLAPYNGMIACGNLPIFKDGKGCGSCFQIRCTNHSACSKKPVGVVITDMNYELLSPYRFDLSGKSFGAMAKSGKEQELRSAGMIDLQFRRVRCQYAPGTKIVFHVEKGSHANYLAVLVKFVAHEGTIVQMEIREKKSKQWKKMEHSWGAIFRVDRVEPLVGPFSFRLTTESGRRRIAHKVIPAGWTADTTYKSDVQF; this is translated from the exons ATGGGATCTCTCTCCGGCGTCCTAGCCTTTGCCGTcttggcggcgctcgccggcggcggcTTCTGCGCCTCGGACGTGCCGCCCGGCCCCAACATCACGGCGGACTACAACCAACCGTACCTTCCCGCCAAGGCCACCTGGTACGGCCTGCCCACCGGCTCCGGCCCCGAAGACAACG GTGGCGCATGCGGGATCAAGGACGTGAACCTGGCTCCCTACAACGGCATGATAGCCTGCGGCAACCTCCCCATCTTCAAGGACGGCAAGGGTTGCGGCTCCTGCTTCCAGATCAGGTGCACCAACCATTCGGCATGCTCCAAGAAGCCAGTGGGGGTGGTCATCACGGACATGAACTACGAGCTCCTCTCGCCGTACCGCTTCGACCTGTCCGGCAAGTCCTTTGGCGCCATGGCCAAGTCGGGGAAGGAGCAGGAGCTCCGCAGCGCCGGCATGATCGACCTGCAGTTCAGGAGGGTGCGGTGCCAGTACGCGCCCGGCACCAAGATCGTCTTCCACGTGGAGAAGGGCTCCCACGCCAACTACCTGGCGGTGCTGGTCAAGTTCGTCGCCCATGAAGGCACCATCGTGCAGATGGAGATCAGGGAGAAGAAGTCCAAGCAGTGGAAGAAGATGGAGCACTCGTGGGGGGCTATCTTTAGGGTGGACAGGGTCGAGCCGCTCGTGGGCCCCTTCTCCTTCCGCCTCACCACCGAGTCCGGCAGGAGGCGCATCGCGCACAAGGTTATCCCGGCCGGTTGGACGGCCGACACTACGTACAAGTCTGACGTCCAGTTCTAA
- the LOC123042082 gene encoding WAS/WASL-interacting protein family member 3-like, whose protein sequence is MAIPPPPPPPPPPSPPASPSPAHWRHGAVPAHPLYGAPLSAPPAGQQPAWDQAALIQALNAMSMQQGQAPPYSGGDWYLDSGATSHMASSSGSKNEGGDPPL, encoded by the exons ATGGCGATCCCTCCGCcaccccctccgccgccgcctccttccccacCTGCATCACCCTCCCCAGCTCACTGGCGGCACGGCGCGGTGCCGGCTCATCCACTCTACGGTGCGCCGCTCAGCGCTCCTCCTGCTGGCCAGCAGCCTGCATGGGACCAGGCGGCGCTCATCCAGGCGCTCAATGCCATGAGCATGCAGCAAGGCCAGGCGCCGCCATACTCCGGCGGGGACTGGTACCTCGACTCGGGCGCGACATCGCACATGGCCTCCTCGTCTG GATCGAAGAACGAAGGCGGTGATCCTCCGCTGTGA